The nucleotide window GTCTCTGAAACCAAAttcctcaaggaaaaaaaaaaaaaaagaaaaaatcacagTCTCCTCCTGAAAAACTGGTTCAAGATCACATCAGTGAGTCAGAAGCAAAGCTAGAAATAGCACTAGAGCTCCGACCTGCAGGCACAAATCCCATTAAAAGCTATAGGGGAATGATTTCTCTGTGCAGAGGAGGAACCTGGACCCTTCTGCTTCATGCAGCCTGATGGATTGCTTCCATCCATGGCCCCCACAGACCTTTTTTGCCCTGAACCAAACATCTGAGTGCTTATCTGGGTGTTTTCTCTATTTCCCAAACATGGTGCCAAGGGCAGCCCAGAGACAGTCTCCCACCAGGGCTCCTTTTTCCCCAGGAACATCAGCCTGGGTCAGCGCAAGAGGTACAAGATCTGTCCTAAGGAAGGGACCGGCCGTGCTGGCCCCTGCCACGGGGACAGATGCCAGCTCACATCGGCGATGACAGGAGGAGCATGGCCTCTTGCTCTTTGTCCCTCTTCATTCATGCGATGAGGCTCTGGGGCTTCCCAAGGCAGCCAGGAGCCCCCAGCTTGGTGAGTGGGTTTGGATGTGCCCCATCCTGCTCACGGACACACTCTCCCCTCCCACCTGGCCTTGGGAAGCCCACAGGGACACCGTGCCCAAAACAGCACCTCTCCCAAAAACCCCATGATCTTCCTCCTCGCTGAACCACAACGGCATTCATGTTCCCAAGATGCACCCAATACTTTGGCAAACGCTCCCCCCAGTCATCTGAAGCCCACGGGCATTAAACTTTGCAAAGTCTTGCTGAGCGCCAGCATCCTCCCAAAAACCCTGCAGCAACCTGCCCTCCGCCTTGGTTCTTTCCTACACACTAGGGATGGGATCACCCAGTgcaggggcacccatgggtggggcGGGCAGAATCCCAGCACATCAGGCAGCTTCCCCCATGCAAGGTCACATCCCCACGGACCCACCATGAACCAGATTGATGGAAGCCGGCTGACCACCCTAGGAATTGCACCTGAGCCGGTGGCTCACGCCAGCCCCATCCCATTCAACAGGATGAGCTTCAGAAGCAGAGATTTATTGCTTTCAGTTGCATTGCTTCTTTTTGTGGGTGTTTAAGTTGTTAACAGGCTCccatttcagagctgctgcagcagagagggaggagagggctcCTAATATAACGAGATGTAATTAAAGACAGGCTGGGGGCCCCatgctgcatggtgctgagcacCTTTGAGACCCAACGCATTGATGCTGCTGGTCCTCTGCACCAAGCAGAAGCCAAGACTCTCGTGCACTAACCATGGACCCTTGGTATTAATTATAGCCAGGCCTGAATCAATCAATCAATAACATAAAAATGAGGAGTGATTCCACCTGGCTGAGTGGAGCCACATCAGCACAAGAGACGGATCCAGCCctaaagcagcattttgaacCATTGCTGTAGAATACGCTAGCACcgtttattttattgttattagtATGGTTTTCCTCTCTGAGCTCAGGAAGGCTTTGGTTGACCTCCCTCGCAATGGGGTTCCCTCCGTGTGCCCACAATTCACCGCAGCAGTACAGCACTGACCATGCCCCAATTCAGCCCAAATTCACCCCAACTCAACAGGCTGCTAAACCCCATCCCGTACCCCAGGGAGGCTTTGCTTGACCATAATCTTGGAAGAGGTTTGTGTCCCTCTCCCCTGACCTGGCAAAGGAATGGGGTGCCCATCCCCAGGGATTGTCAGCAATGGGGGGAAAACACAAGGAAATCCAGATGAGGATGGGGAAAGCAGATGAGATCCCCCTGGACCGACAGCTCCCACCTATCCCCAAATAACACCAGGGATGAAGAAGAAGCAGAGACAACCCTGAGGTCTCTACACCTCGACTCACCCCTCCTAAAAACCCTGGAAGAAGTCAAAGCAAAAGCTCGGAGGCCTCAGCACGTGCCCTCTCCACCATAAGGACATAAACCACCAGCCCTGAGGCTCTACATGGTTGAAAAGGAGTTTTCCAGCCCAAAACACACCCTGCCCTGGTGATCCCATGGGTGCCCCGGGGCAGGCCATCCTGCTCCAGCCCATGTCCCGTCATCCCGACACCCCTGAGCCGGGAAGCCCCCGATGCCCCGAGCGCTCACGTTTGCTGAGGATTTGGCCCTATAGTCGCTCTCTAAatatctatacacacacacacgataATTGTATGGGAAATGGCTGAAAATTGCTGAACAGACAAGTCAGGAGAGCCAGTACCTGCTATTCCACCTGCTCCTCATGCCCTCTCTGATCCACTGTGGTTTCTGCTCATGACACCAAGATTAATGACTAATTACTCGCCCTATAATGAGTGCAGGTGTTTAACTTTCAGCTCACCTTCCCTCACTTGCCTTAGTTGGCTCTTGCATCTGGATGCTCGGACACTCAGGCTTTGCCTTGTTATCTATCAAACTGTTGTCAGCACATGCCTTCCCCATCCAGTTTTTAAGTAtaatggagatttttttaacttccatgAATCTCCTTCGAGCCACCGGAGAATCTATAAACACTATAAACATGAATATTGTATAGTCTactaagaaaatatatatttgtgtgtgtattaaATATTCAGATTCATGCAACGAATATCCATGCAGCTGTACTGTATTACTGGTTAAATTTCACTGCAGTATAAATATATTATAGGCCACAGCATAGTTGCTCCAGTTGTctatatagatataaaaaaagatgctttttccaACTCATTTGCAATGTGTCAGTGGAGGTGTCTTTGGTGATCCTGGAAATATTGGTGATGGAAGTGtcatctaaataaataaataaaatccaagCGCTTGATTTATTTACTCGTCCCTCCTGATGCCTAGCATAGAAAATTTAAGACTTAATAAATAATGTGCCGTCATACTAATTATCCCTCCCCTGGCCCTCACACTGGCATACTGCAGTGGCTGAAACTATTGCAGCATGCAGCATTTTCAGTTATGAAACATGAGCCTGGGTGATGCGTTCGCACTTGGCATTCCCGGGCCGGAAACCCGAGCCTTCAAGCAATTTGGACACACGACTGCATCTTCCCTTCGTTAAGCTCTGCCTGACCTTTCCCAGCCGTTCCCCATGCCTGGAAGCTGGCTGTCACCCAGCTGCGCGGGACAGGGACCGGCGTTCGTGGTACCCCGGGATAGTCCGGAGCtgccccctgcatccccatcccggTGCTCGAAATGCCCAACTGCTCCGTATCTTTGGAAACCCTCAAGCCTgggatgggagaagggaaacaaaatggtttgttttggtggtggttttttttttttttttttttgcacgaACGCTTATCGGTGTGGAAATCAAAGGTTAAAAGTCACTTACACAGCTATTGCTTCCCATGCAGAACCAAATATACACCgtagaaaatactgtattaacTACAATGCAGAGCAGCACTCAATATCTGCAATTGTTCCACTTCAGCTTTAAATACATTACTAGATTTTAGCGACTAGACATCGGTTAGCATTTTGGTGATATTCACATAGTTTGTGTTAGCTAGGGTGCAATTGGCTGTCTTCAAGTTCTCCTCCCTAAAATCCTCATTGCTATTGTTTACGCCTTCCTGAATCTCCATATAATCAGACTTACTAATAGTAGAGgcacttctgcttttctttaggTCAGGGGAAGAGGGGATCTTTGGGCAGCTGGTTACTTGCAAATATTGAGCCTGCTCCTCCCCCTCCGTCTCCCGGTGGTAGAAGTAATTGAAGTTAGACACTATGACGGGCACTGGTAAGGCAATCGTTAATACGCCAGCGATGGCACACAAGGAACCCACTATTTTTCCCCCGATGGTCGTGGGGACCATGTCTCCGTAGCCAACAGTCGTCATGGAAACCACGGCCCACCAGAAGGCATCGGGGATGCTCGGGAACTGGGACTCGCTCTCGTCGGCCTCAGCAAAGTAGACGGCGCTGGAGAAGAGGATGACGCcgatgaagaggaaaaatatcaaGAGGCCCAGCTCCCGCATGCTGGCCTTGAGAGTCTGCCCCAGGATCTGCAGCCCCTTGGAGTGTCGGGAGAGTTTGAAGATCCTGAAGACCCTCACCAAGCGGATGACTCTGAGGATGGCCAAGGACATGGCTTGCTGGCCTTGCTGACCATCCTCCGGCTTCTCGGCCAGCTCCGTCCCTAAGGTGATGAAATAGGGAATGATGGCTACAATGTCTATAATGTTCATGATGTTGGTAAAAAACCCAGCCTTGCTGGGGCAGGCGAAAAATCTCACCAAGAACTCGAAGGAGAACCAGATGATGCAAAGTGTCTCCACGATGAAGAAGGGGTCTGTAAAAGAGGTGGACTGCTGGTACCCCATGCTGCTGTTGGAGTAGGGGGGATGGCTCAGCCCGCTGCCGTGCATGTCTTCATTCTCATCCCGAAAAATGGGCAATGTTTCCAGGCAAAAGCTGACGATGGAGATTAAAATCACCATGACGGAGACAATAGCTATAATCCTGGCAGGGCCTGAGCTCTCGGGGTACTCAAAGAGCAACCACACTTGTCTCTGAAACTCGTTCTCGGGCAACggtctttcctcttctttgatGTAGCCTTCATCCTCCCGAAACATCTCCATCGCTTCTTCCCCCAGTTCATAGAAACGAATCTCTTCCGAGAAGATATCTAAGGGCACGTTAACCGGCCTCCGCAACCTCCCACCAGACTGGTAATAGTACAAAATCGCATCGAAGCTGGGTCTGTTCCGGTCAAAGAAATACTCATTCCGGAGTGGGTCGAAATATCTCATTCTCTTTTTAGGATCCCCTAGTAAGGTCTCTGGAAACTGGGCTAGCGTCTTGAGCTGTGTCTCAAAGCGCAGACCTGAAATATTAATGACCACCCTCTCGCAGCATTCATGGTCGGTCTCAGGGTTATACGTGTCCTGCGGGTGACCGGGAAGAGCTGCAGCTTCGTCTGCAGGATCTCCGGTAGCAACTGT belongs to Pelecanus crispus isolate bPelCri1 chromosome 17, bPelCri1.pri, whole genome shotgun sequence and includes:
- the KCNA2 gene encoding potassium voltage-gated channel subfamily A member 2, with product MTVATGDPADEAAALPGHPQDTYNPETDHECCERVVINISGLRFETQLKTLAQFPETLLGDPKKRMRYFDPLRNEYFFDRNRPSFDAILYYYQSGGRLRRPVNVPLDIFSEEIRFYELGEEAMEMFREDEGYIKEEERPLPENEFQRQVWLLFEYPESSGPARIIAIVSVMVILISIVSFCLETLPIFRDENEDMHGSGLSHPPYSNSSMGYQQSTSFTDPFFIVETLCIIWFSFEFLVRFFACPSKAGFFTNIMNIIDIVAIIPYFITLGTELAEKPEDGQQGQQAMSLAILRVIRLVRVFRIFKLSRHSKGLQILGQTLKASMRELGLLIFFLFIGVILFSSAVYFAEADESESQFPSIPDAFWWAVVSMTTVGYGDMVPTTIGGKIVGSLCAIAGVLTIALPVPVIVSNFNYFYHRETEGEEQAQYLQVTSCPKIPSSPDLKKSRSASTISKSDYMEIQEGVNNSNEDFREENLKTANCTLANTNYVNITKMLTDV